The following proteins are co-located in the Vigna angularis cultivar LongXiaoDou No.4 chromosome 2, ASM1680809v1, whole genome shotgun sequence genome:
- the LOC108320705 gene encoding uncharacterized protein LOC108320705: protein MIHQLALGGRSSVDGTRDSLADYRKVKLIQERMRASQNRQKSYADRRRKPLEFAVGDHVFLRVTPTTGVGRVIRARKLSPRYLGPYQILRRIRPVAYEIVMSPRLANLHPVFHVYQLRKYVSDPSHVLEVENVQVREDFSVEAQPVRIEESQNKQLRERTIKRVKVIWNGITNDSNWS, encoded by the coding sequence atgattcatcagttGGCTTTAGGAGGAAGAAGCAGTGTTGACGGGACCAGAGATAGTTTAGCAGACTACAGAAAAGTGAAGCTTATACAAGAGAGGATGCGGGCATCTCAGAATAGGCAAAAGTCTTATGCTGATCGGAGGCGGAAACCGTTGGAGTTTGCCGTTGGGGATCATGTGTTCCTTCGAGTGACTCCTACTACTGGTGTAGGAAGAGTCATTCGTGCTAGGAAACTATCTCCTAGGTATCTTGGTCCGTATCAGATCCTACGACGTATAAGACCGGTAGCTTATGAGATAGTCATGTCACCCCGGTTAGCAAACTTGCATCCGGTGTTCCATGTATATCAATTGAGAAAATACGTATCCGATCCTTCTCATGTGCTTGAAGTTGAGAATGTGCAAGTCAGAGAGGATTTTTCAGTTGAAGCGCAACCAGTAAGGATTGAGGAGAGCCAAAACAAACAACTTAGAGAAAGAACTATCAAACGAGTCAAGGTCATCTGGAATGGTATAACAAACGACTCTAACTGGAGTTAG